A portion of the Deinococcus peraridilitoris DSM 19664 genome contains these proteins:
- a CDS encoding BamA/OMP85 family outer membrane protein has product MRNLFTVGVSALLLSAPYAYAQTAATLGDIVVVGAPDLLADFLKVSLTVQIGTPLSQVNPIAVQQEALATGFFSSVAAELTTQGNRPILRLTVVPNPTVADVTVTGATFVEPAQIKQFLEDRLNIASGTVLNNARVEESKTLLQQAYRENGFPFSPGVSAQVTSGQNGATVAYTIDESAPVSRVEVTGSTQLSAEFIRNTFRPLVDNKSFTLPLYQGAVQAIGNAYNERGLGGFIDPQASELSGGVLRVVIRERRVGQIDTSALGTLNAPLQSRSGELLNTNTLAQDIRTLANASGKAVGVNQQIDPSDPARVNLAFVTSDQATGPINEVRIAGASAVSPGDIAKVLKVRLGDVYTPQLAQEDYLAIQRLYRSRGFEVLTQAPGRTPIRYENGVLIYDVVEPRLAGYQIRFEGAQVTQERVILRELPEPGGVLNINALRQAVQNNVGRLGFVVPVAEQFVPDPNNPQNVTYVLTVREQRTGVFTPGIAYDTINGFSGEVGLSGNNLFGLGHAYSFNLTAAPSEIGEYLSGSASYTIPWLDFNFLDFRRNRTSLTFGLYSNANSNNALLDTSAGNVNTGRQYTERASGFSVAANRRITSNITAGTSVSTQYSYFRLEPVPAAGSEPGGPASDAAAAAALPPSSLTTLLSSNVNFDNVRYQDFPTSGVRASGSAGYGFGYQGGTGLSWTQYEVGARTYLGFGQTLGDGNRQQALAFRVNAGTIVGTAPQSRFFGVGGSEQSERFTLRGYDAQSMAGKNFVTSSVEYRYNFNVNTSIAQGIFGVAFVDVGDAWTSGQDFNLNVGYGVGVQLNLGLGNFLLPSLRFDYAFSPVNPGGKFYFRLGNFF; this is encoded by the coding sequence ATGCGAAACCTATTCACCGTCGGGGTCAGTGCCCTGTTGCTCAGCGCACCTTACGCGTACGCCCAGACTGCCGCGACCCTCGGAGACATCGTGGTGGTGGGCGCACCCGACCTGCTGGCCGACTTTCTCAAAGTGTCATTGACAGTTCAGATCGGTACCCCACTCAGCCAGGTCAATCCGATCGCCGTGCAGCAAGAAGCGCTGGCGACCGGCTTTTTCAGTTCGGTTGCTGCTGAGCTGACCACTCAGGGAAATCGACCGATTCTGCGCCTGACAGTGGTTCCCAATCCTACGGTCGCGGACGTGACGGTCACGGGCGCGACTTTCGTGGAGCCCGCGCAGATCAAGCAGTTTCTCGAAGATCGCCTGAACATCGCGTCTGGCACGGTTCTCAACAACGCGCGCGTCGAGGAAAGCAAGACGCTCTTGCAGCAGGCATACCGCGAAAACGGCTTTCCGTTTTCGCCGGGCGTCAGTGCTCAGGTCACCTCGGGGCAAAACGGCGCCACCGTCGCGTATACCATCGACGAAAGCGCTCCGGTATCGCGCGTCGAGGTGACCGGCAGCACGCAGCTCAGCGCCGAGTTCATCCGCAACACCTTCCGTCCGCTGGTAGACAACAAATCCTTTACGTTGCCCCTGTACCAGGGGGCCGTGCAGGCCATCGGTAACGCGTACAACGAGCGAGGACTGGGCGGCTTTATCGATCCTCAGGCCAGCGAACTTTCGGGCGGCGTGCTGCGGGTCGTGATTCGCGAGCGGCGGGTCGGTCAAATCGACACCAGTGCACTGGGCACCCTCAACGCCCCGCTGCAGTCGCGCAGCGGGGAACTGCTCAACACCAACACGCTGGCACAGGATATCCGGACGCTGGCGAACGCCTCCGGCAAAGCCGTGGGCGTCAACCAGCAGATTGATCCCAGCGACCCGGCGCGGGTCAACCTGGCCTTTGTCACGAGCGATCAGGCCACTGGACCGATCAACGAAGTGCGTATCGCCGGAGCGAGTGCTGTCAGTCCGGGAGACATCGCCAAGGTCCTCAAGGTCCGCCTCGGTGACGTGTACACACCACAGCTCGCACAGGAAGACTACCTCGCCATCCAGCGCCTCTACCGCAGCCGTGGCTTTGAGGTGCTGACCCAGGCACCGGGACGCACTCCCATTCGCTATGAAAACGGCGTGCTGATCTATGACGTGGTGGAACCCCGCCTGGCCGGCTACCAGATTCGCTTCGAGGGAGCGCAGGTCACCCAGGAACGCGTGATTCTGCGTGAGCTTCCCGAACCCGGTGGTGTGCTCAACATCAACGCGCTGCGTCAGGCGGTGCAGAACAACGTCGGCCGCCTGGGCTTTGTCGTGCCGGTCGCCGAGCAGTTCGTGCCCGATCCCAACAATCCACAGAACGTCACGTACGTGCTGACGGTGCGTGAGCAGCGCACGGGCGTGTTCACGCCCGGCATCGCGTACGACACCATCAACGGCTTCAGCGGCGAGGTGGGACTTTCCGGCAACAACCTGTTCGGGCTGGGGCACGCCTACTCGTTCAACCTGACGGCCGCGCCCAGCGAGATCGGCGAGTACCTTTCGGGCAGCGCGTCCTACACCATTCCCTGGTTGGACTTCAACTTCCTCGATTTCCGGCGTAACCGCACCTCGTTGACGTTCGGGCTTTACAGCAATGCCAACAGCAACAACGCGCTGCTCGACACTTCGGCGGGCAATGTCAACACCGGGCGCCAGTACACCGAGCGGGCCTCGGGCTTCTCTGTCGCGGCCAACCGGCGTATCACCTCGAACATCACGGCCGGAACGAGCGTCTCGACGCAGTACAGCTACTTCCGCCTGGAACCTGTGCCTGCTGCGGGCTCCGAACCGGGCGGTCCGGCCAGTGATGCGGCAGCAGCAGCGGCCCTTCCGCCGTCCAGCCTGACCACCCTGCTGAGCAGCAACGTCAACTTCGACAACGTGCGTTACCAGGACTTCCCGACCAGCGGAGTCCGCGCCAGCGGCAGTGCCGGGTATGGTTTCGGATATCAGGGCGGCACCGGCCTGAGCTGGACCCAGTACGAGGTCGGGGCCCGTACCTATCTTGGCTTCGGTCAGACACTCGGTGACGGCAACCGGCAGCAGGCGCTGGCGTTCCGGGTCAACGCGGGCACCATCGTCGGCACGGCACCACAGAGCCGATTCTTCGGCGTGGGTGGCAGTGAACAGTCTGAGCGCTTCACGCTGCGCGGCTACGACGCCCAGAGCATGGCTGGCAAGAATTTTGTGACGTCGAGTGTCGAGTACCGTTACAACTTCAACGTCAACACCAGCATCGCCCAGGGCATCTTCGGCGTGGCGTTCGTCGATGTGGGTGACGCGTGGACCAGCGGTCAGGATTTCAACCTGAACGTCGGCTATGGAGTTGGCGTGCAGCTCAACTTGGGCCTGGGCAACTTCCTGCTGCCGTCCCTGCGCTTCGACTACGCCTTCAGCCCGGTGAATCCCGGCGGCAAGTTCTACTTCCGGCTTGGTAATTTCTTCTGA
- a CDS encoding DUF3084 domain-containing protein, with protein sequence MFLLFLGFVVLLSGFVAYAADTIARRVGRRHLRLFGLRPKTTALIVAVLSGMGISFASVLAFGILNRQALRNVAQADEMRVEIRVLRDELEPLRASIDETRDQLDHVRGQAAALERSRDAAIKARDEASEQAQALGRERAAALKERDEAVLQADTAAARTRALEQRVSQLAKRRDELALKAQEAEAALAENRQEVEALAGQLQNLEQTRATLETQATEAQRREREARAQEAQAKLQEEGARKREAEARSREAEAQRREAQRREAQAQREARLAQQDARAAAQQASELETKLTTLQSQLNAVQTQTRLLAQQSQALIAERDRLRKERDKAQQDVRAEQARRDAIVRDNEMLQRSLQAAQTERARLAGDVARATSELSATRTGDLLYEKGDLVHMQTVASVHNIPEAISGAQAKAAARGARGRPPATLSESAHTRLQARVRGLNYSAVIVFRSATNAVQGFPVELTAEAFANRTLYRRDEVIRSASLRLGSPDQMREQLLELVTQALLDLQERGVPPENIASGGLNPVDTVSFLGNLKGTGTVRVGVASRTEVRPGGEVELYPVLR encoded by the coding sequence ATGTTTCTCCTGTTTCTTGGCTTTGTCGTCCTGCTGTCGGGCTTCGTGGCGTATGCGGCCGACACCATCGCACGCCGGGTAGGACGGCGGCACCTGCGCCTCTTTGGTCTGCGTCCCAAAACGACCGCGCTGATCGTGGCGGTTCTCTCTGGCATGGGCATCAGCTTCGCGTCGGTGCTGGCGTTTGGCATACTGAACCGTCAGGCACTGCGCAACGTCGCCCAGGCCGACGAGATGCGCGTGGAAATCCGTGTGTTGCGCGACGAGCTCGAACCACTGCGGGCTTCGATCGACGAGACGCGCGATCAGCTTGATCACGTGCGCGGACAGGCTGCAGCGTTGGAGCGCTCCCGCGACGCCGCCATCAAGGCGCGCGACGAAGCCTCCGAGCAGGCGCAGGCTCTGGGGCGGGAGCGGGCGGCTGCCCTCAAGGAGCGTGATGAGGCCGTGCTGCAGGCTGATACTGCCGCCGCGCGAACCCGCGCGCTCGAGCAGCGGGTCAGTCAGCTGGCCAAACGGCGCGACGAACTGGCCCTCAAGGCGCAGGAAGCCGAAGCCGCGCTGGCCGAAAACCGCCAGGAAGTCGAAGCGCTCGCCGGGCAGCTTCAGAACCTCGAGCAGACCCGAGCCACCCTGGAGACGCAGGCGACCGAGGCACAGCGCCGCGAGCGCGAGGCACGGGCCCAGGAAGCGCAGGCCAAGCTGCAGGAAGAAGGTGCCCGCAAGCGTGAAGCCGAGGCCCGCAGTCGCGAAGCGGAGGCGCAGCGCCGCGAGGCGCAGCGCCGCGAGGCGCAGGCCCAGCGTGAAGCGCGCCTGGCGCAGCAGGACGCCCGCGCGGCCGCACAGCAGGCCAGCGAACTCGAAACGAAACTCACTACCCTGCAAAGCCAGCTGAACGCCGTGCAGACCCAGACGCGGCTGCTCGCCCAGCAATCCCAGGCGCTGATCGCCGAGCGTGACCGCCTGCGCAAGGAGCGCGACAAGGCGCAGCAGGACGTGCGGGCTGAGCAGGCCAGACGTGACGCCATCGTGCGTGACAACGAAATGCTGCAGCGCAGCCTGCAGGCCGCACAGACCGAGCGGGCCCGCCTGGCCGGCGATGTAGCACGCGCTACGAGCGAGCTGAGCGCTACGCGCACCGGTGACCTGCTGTACGAGAAAGGCGATCTCGTGCACATGCAGACGGTCGCCTCGGTGCATAACATCCCAGAGGCGATTTCGGGCGCGCAGGCGAAAGCGGCCGCACGCGGCGCGCGTGGCAGACCCCCGGCCACCCTGTCCGAGAGTGCCCACACGCGCCTGCAGGCGCGTGTACGCGGCCTCAATTACTCGGCGGTGATCGTGTTTCGGAGCGCGACGAACGCCGTACAGGGCTTTCCCGTCGAGCTGACGGCAGAAGCGTTCGCCAACCGCACGCTTTACCGGCGTGACGAGGTCATTCGCTCGGCCAGCCTCAGGCTCGGCAGTCCCGACCAGATGCGCGAGCAGCTCCTCGAACTGGTGACGCAGGCCCTGCTGGATCTGCAGGAACGCGGCGTTCCACCGGAAAACATCGCCAGCGGGGGCCTGAATCCCGTGGACACGGTGTCCTTTCTGGGTAACCTGAAAGGCACCGGCACAGTACGGGTTGGGGTGGCGAGCCGCACCGAAGTGCGCCCTGGCGGTGAGGTCGAACTGTACCCGGTGCTGCGCTGA
- the lptB gene encoding LPS export ABC transporter ATP-binding protein produces MSAPVSPAPSTAVTPILSAQGLHKTYGRRTVVGGVNLHIARGEIVALLGPNGAGKTTTFYMMVGFVRPNAGRITLSSEDVTRLPMHRRARLGLGYLPQEPSAFRRMSARDNLMAILEYQPLSPKERERRADELLDEFGLTALAASPAVALSGGERRRLEIARALTTDPDFILLDEPFTGVDPKSVREIQRLIRDLRERRGLGVFITDHNVRETIALADRVYLMYGGQVTFEGTPAEFWSNPDVRSRYLGEDFEL; encoded by the coding sequence ATGAGTGCGCCCGTCTCTCCCGCCCCTTCCACTGCGGTGACCCCGATTCTCAGTGCCCAGGGCCTACACAAAACCTACGGTCGCCGAACGGTCGTGGGCGGGGTCAACCTGCACATCGCCCGGGGCGAAATCGTGGCGCTGCTGGGGCCCAACGGCGCTGGAAAGACCACCACCTTCTACATGATGGTCGGTTTTGTTCGGCCCAACGCGGGTCGCATCACCCTGTCGAGCGAGGACGTCACCCGGCTGCCGATGCACCGCCGGGCCCGGCTGGGTCTCGGTTACCTGCCCCAGGAGCCAAGCGCCTTTCGGCGCATGTCCGCCCGGGATAACCTGATGGCCATTCTGGAATACCAGCCCCTGAGCCCCAAAGAACGCGAACGGCGGGCCGACGAACTGCTCGACGAATTCGGACTGACCGCACTCGCGGCCAGTCCGGCCGTGGCGCTGTCCGGCGGGGAGCGCCGCCGCCTGGAGATCGCACGTGCCCTCACGACCGACCCGGATTTCATCCTGCTCGACGAGCCCTTTACGGGTGTTGACCCCAAGAGCGTGCGTGAAATTCAGCGCCTGATCCGCGATTTGCGCGAGCGGCGCGGTTTGGGCGTGTTCATCACCGACCATAACGTTCGGGAGACCATTGCGCTCGCTGACCGCGTCTACCTGATGTACGGCGGTCAGGTGACTTTCGAGGGCACTCCGGCCGAGTTCTGGAGCAATCCGGACGTGCGCTCCCGCTACCTGGGCGAGGATTTCGAGCTGTGA
- a CDS encoding phosphopentomutase, which produces MKVTLIVLDSVGVGELPDAAAFGDVGAHTLNHVLQRTGVELAQLARLGLGGIESVLLEMQAEPLGSFGRLREVSPGKDTSTGHWEFMGVQLEHPFQTFAEGFPPEVMERFSQATGRGWLCNRPYSGTDVIRDYGEEHMRTGNPIVYTSADSVFQIAAHVDVVPLETLYRWCRAAREILQGPHAVARVIARPFRGDAPFERANEARKDFSLTPPPTVLNALHSAGLDVIGIGKIPDIYDHSGFTEEIHTDDNLDGIEKTLRRMRAPFHGLVFTNLVDFDAKYGHRRDPEGYAAALAAFDERLPELLDAVEHDGLLLIVSDHGNDPTWHGTDHTREYGLLLAYRPGIPGVDLGERATFADVGATVAEALGVSWSGPGESFWPVLSGPAGAA; this is translated from the coding sequence ATGAAAGTCACGTTGATCGTGCTCGACTCGGTGGGTGTGGGTGAGCTTCCCGACGCCGCCGCGTTCGGTGACGTCGGTGCCCATACCCTCAATCACGTGCTGCAGCGTACTGGCGTGGAGCTGGCGCAACTGGCCCGGCTGGGGCTGGGCGGAATCGAAAGCGTGCTGCTGGAGATGCAGGCAGAACCCCTGGGGAGCTTTGGTCGCCTGCGCGAAGTCTCTCCGGGCAAGGATACCAGCACCGGACACTGGGAATTCATGGGCGTGCAGCTCGAGCACCCCTTTCAGACGTTCGCGGAGGGGTTTCCGCCTGAAGTCATGGAACGCTTCTCGCAGGCGACGGGGCGCGGCTGGCTGTGCAACCGGCCTTACAGCGGCACCGACGTGATCCGCGATTACGGCGAGGAGCATATGCGCACGGGGAACCCGATCGTGTACACCTCGGCTGACAGTGTCTTTCAGATTGCCGCGCACGTGGACGTGGTTCCGCTGGAGACCCTTTACAGATGGTGCCGGGCTGCCCGCGAAATTCTGCAGGGTCCGCATGCGGTGGCGCGCGTCATTGCAAGACCGTTTCGCGGTGACGCTCCCTTCGAGCGGGCGAACGAGGCGCGCAAGGACTTTTCGCTGACACCACCTCCTACGGTACTGAACGCCCTGCACAGCGCCGGGCTGGACGTGATCGGCATCGGCAAGATTCCGGACATCTATGACCACAGCGGCTTCACCGAGGAGATTCACACCGACGACAACCTCGACGGCATCGAGAAGACGCTGCGGCGCATGCGCGCTCCGTTTCATGGTCTGGTGTTCACCAACCTGGTCGACTTCGACGCCAAGTACGGCCATCGCCGCGACCCGGAGGGCTACGCCGCGGCCCTTGCGGCCTTCGACGAACGGCTGCCCGAACTGCTGGACGCCGTGGAGCACGATGGTCTGCTGCTGATCGTCTCCGACCACGGCAACGACCCGACCTGGCATGGCACCGATCATACCCGCGAGTACGGTCTACTGCTCGCCTACCGGCCAGGAATTCCCGGGGTGGATCTGGGCGAACGGGCCACGTTCGCCGATGTGGGCGCCACGGTGGCTGAGGCTCTGGGTGTGAGCTGGAGCGGGCCGGGCGAGAGCTTCTGGCCCGTTTTGTCAGGCCCGGCGGGAGCAGCGTGA
- a CDS encoding nuclear transport factor 2 family protein, with translation MSSDAAGQEVLFFLRRHLEAIFRADWDGYAATTSEELTLYEHFVTPHRQSGLDFHRFMIQNHWATGGREHHVSILEPSVQLLAGGQVAVVCYTLMVSVVTEQGLSHRTSNETRVLERSAPGQVEPWQVVHVHKSPAS, from the coding sequence GTGAGTTCGGACGCGGCGGGTCAGGAGGTCCTGTTCTTTTTGCGTCGCCACCTCGAAGCGATCTTTCGTGCCGATTGGGACGGGTACGCGGCCACCACGAGCGAAGAGCTGACCCTGTACGAGCATTTTGTCACCCCACACCGCCAAAGTGGCCTGGATTTTCACCGCTTCATGATTCAGAACCACTGGGCCACCGGAGGACGCGAGCATCACGTCTCGATTCTGGAACCCAGCGTGCAACTGCTCGCGGGCGGACAGGTCGCGGTGGTGTGCTACACGCTGATGGTGTCAGTCGTGACCGAACAGGGGCTCTCGCACCGCACCAGCAACGAAACTCGGGTGCTGGAACGGTCAGCCCCTGGACAGGTCGAGCCCTGGCAGGTCGTTCACGTTCACAAGAGTCCGGCCAGCTGA